The genomic window CCTCTAAAGTCAGTGACTACATTGCCAACTGCAAGGTATGTAACGGAGTTACAACAAGTGATCATGATCACATTTACTTCAAAATTACAGACACAGGTAATGGCTTAGACGCTAGTATCCATCACGAACGACTGTACAATCTAAGCAAAGCGAATGGGGAACTTTCAAAGGCAGAATTCAAATTACAACCACTGCAAGGAAGCGGCTCTGATTTTGACGCCAAAGCCGACGAATTGTTGTGCGCGTTGCAGACAGCGCAAGAGAAGGCGATCCCAACGTTTATTAGAAAGTCAAAACGGCTTAAAATCCCCTGGAATCCAACCCTACAGTCTTACAGACGCAGAGCAACCAGGCAAGAAGATACTACTAAAGATCTTTAGGGGTACAGAACGACGAAGGAGATTGAGTTTCAATCAAACAGTCAAACAACATTATAAGTGTTGGTAGCCCTGCACAAGGCCGCACGTACGGAGACAGAGCTCTCGTGGAAGATAAGTAATTTaggttgtaattaattgtagttgaacacttttaactaattaaatacgttccTTAGTGTATTCTTCAAGCTCAGCGTTAAAAGCTTTTCTCTTACTTGCGTAGTGttctagtaatcgcgaaaagttcgttttgtttatatttcgcggctttgccttactttccgagtgtgcatacttagcgtAATCTTAAGTACATTtggtatagattaactaattaaatacgttcattcttcaagcttgccattaaaggtttttcttttatttacatattcttcCACTTATCGCAAAAAGTTCATTTGGTTACATTtggctgtttaggcctaatttttgatcgtgtatatttagcgttataccacaaatttcagtgcatttggtaatagtttacttacatattagtttccaaaacatatttagtgtcctttttcatctgtatttaatatattatcgttatcagTTAGtgaatctcttaactaatttccaaactaccatggatactaagtgtgtgagctgcagcaggaaagttagttcaggggttttgtgcagctgttgtgacaggtggtttcattggggaaattgtagcggcgggggaattggggaagcaaacgagactcttccattcttttgcagggtttgctcaagtgatttggacagagcgagggaggaactgaagaggttaaggggggaggagggagaacagtggtgggaagtggtagctgggaacaggggccacagaaagaggacattgtctgacagtttcccaactcgcacaaccaatagatttgccttgctaccatagttaagtaaggaagaggctcaagtagatgtagttaagatgcaacagaatctcactaggaaaccaactgtttaaaaaaaagtagaaagtaagaggaaagttctgttgctaggtagcagccatggaagaggtgtgggccagattttgcaggaaaaattaggtgacaggtaccaggtcacaaactttttcaagccaagtgcaagtcttagccaggtggtagagggtataggttccttgtgcaagggattcacaaagcaggatcatgtgatgatagtgggtggagagggaaacagtattgatagggatcagggctacagtattgagtgtgacctggtgaaaatagcctcggcaatgacccataccaatgttgggcttgTGCCTGCTTTTGTGCGGCATGACCAGCCCCAGCTGAAGCGCTctggagggtaaatatggagttggatcagttgcgtagggcagcCACTCTgccagacattggattggttcctgtcgaggctattgataggggggatttcacaaggcatggcctacatctcagtaggaaagggaagggtaaactggcagggttgttagcgaaatccataagaggggacactagtactcatggatgtacctcttttttagactaatatcagtgtccaatgagaagttcaggaagGCAGGtcctaaagaggtccaaaactcacaaaattctcacagcaggaaagtaaataataatgttacattatttcaccaaaatattgatggattaaagaaaaaagtagattctcacaaaagtaaagtaaaaaataatgttacaatttttcaccaaaatattccgggactGAAGGATAaaatagatgagctcctggtttgtttagatgtcATTGAATCTGATAACGTAAtcgatatactatgcctgtctgagcatcacattgtgtctgatatgcaaaaggtaaatattagtggttataaactagctgcacatatgagtagagagagtaATGTGGGAGGAGAAGTTGCCATATGTGTCAAAAGTTGTCACTGTGTAGAAAGCATAGATACAAAaacgttttgtctagagcaacatataggagcatgtgcctgtcaacttaaactgaaggagggctcttatgtaattgtaacagtatatatctCCCCTTcagaaaacttttatttattcCTGGTTAACTTGGATgccttgtgctatctgtcagataggggaaagcaaattattatttgtggggacttcaatgttgattcactgaaagagttctTGAAATACCAAGTAATtggtgatatacatctgagtaaattagcttaccacgcctattttcattctctgctttcgtatggcatcatattctggggtaactcatcattgagtaaaagagtgttcagtgcacaaaagtgtgtaatcagaataattgctggagctcatccaagatcatcttgcagacacttatttaaagagctagagatcttcactgtagcctcacaatatatatatatatatatatatatatatatatatatatatatatatatatatatatattcacttatgaaatttgttattaacaatccaaacgaattcaaaagtaatagcagtgtacatggctacaacactaggagaaaggatgatctacacttctcaaggttaaatctaactttggctcagaagggggtaaattatgttgccacaaaagtctttggtcacttacctaatagcatcaaaagtctgacagatagccatatagcatttaaaaggaaattaaaagaatttcttaatgtcaactccttctactcattagatgaattttggatatagtaagtgggcaatatccccaacccccacaaaaaattaaaaatatcgagtgtcatgtaatattttgtgtaatgtaatatcttgtatagacactttttattaacctgacacgttccacttcattacgaagtgtcgtattcatgatctatggaacaagtactaatctaatctaatctaatgtaatctactataccAAAAAAGAGTAAAAACGTAGGAGTAATACATTAATGACCAAATGGTAGCAGATGTGTGGGGATTTCCGTACAAACTTGCAACGAACAAGTTTCCATCACCCACTGTATTATCAACCCTGAGACGATTGATAGCACAATGATGACAGAACGAGAGACATCAGTGCACTGCCTACTCAGAACTCTATTACCGGGTGATATGACGATGGCAGAGACAGAATACCATCAGCATCTTCGCTCTAAATTACTAGCACAGCATACGAATAGTAGTTTGTGATTCCACTGCGCAGTAGGAAGTGAGGATGAAAAGAAGGAAGCTAAAGAAGATGAAAACACCAGGGCCTGATATAATTATGGAAGAAGTGTTGCATCAACTAGTCGACCAAATTGTGCCATGTACATAGTCTTATTAAACGAACGTCTTTTGCAGGGTGCCTAAAATCTGGAAAATCTCGAATACAATTATATTAAAAGAGGGAGAAGACAAAGCTCAAGAGAACTGAAATCTTACAGGACCCAGTAAATCACGCAATAGACACTGTGAACACTTCAGACGACTATTATGTTGTAGGCATGGTGACTGATGTAGCTACGGCGTTTGATAATTTATGGTGTCCTGCCTCATTCAAAAGAACGAAACAGATGGGCTGTCCAGGTGTGTATATAACAGCTTACAAGATTATTGCACAAACAGTTAGGTGCAATTAGAATGTCCTGGATAGGAAATTGTTGCCCAGAGGGCTATGTTTGTGGTCCACAGTTCTGGGATTTTGGTACAGGACCATTACTAAACCAGCTTCAGAGTATAACAAACACTAGAGGTTGCATCGTCTATGAAGACGATCTGCTAATTGTAGCATCAGTCAATTCACTGCTAAAATAGAGGAAAACAGTAGTATAGTTCTTGAAATACCAAGTAATTGGTATGTAAGATAGCAGCACATAAAAAAGTTTGTAGGCTACTAAAAGGAACATTATCAAGAACGAGCAACCCTGCAGTCAGAATAAATTACCAATCTTACCAACCTGTGAAAAAAGGAAGTATACAGGTACGTTGGTATATAAATTGACGATAAGCAAAACTTTCATGCACTTATAGAAATCGTCTGCCAGAGCGCATTAAAATCCTGAATAACATATCAGCAATTGGCCGAAGAAGTTTTCAGCTGCCATTAGGTGCCACAAAAACGTACCACAACACAATCTTAGTTGCTATTGTGGCCTAGAGGTCGAGCGTTTGGGCTTATAGAGCCAGGAGGTATGGGCAGCACAGGCTCTCCATCGAGCACAGACAAGGGCACTCCTTTGCCTGACAGTTCTCTATAAAACAACACCGACTGAGGTGTTGCTGGTGCAGTAAGATAGGTACACAATATTGGCTCCAAAAGGGCGAATATGATAAGGCAAGGATACATGGGGTCAATAGCCATATCGAATAAGAAAATAAAGGCTTGCATTGATAGAGAATGGCAATAAATCCAGGATGTGGCTGAAACAGGGAAGATAACTTACAAGTTCCTTCCTAATGTGAAAGAAAGATCAAGAATATCATACTTTTTTCCAACCTAGGGAGCTATACACTACCATGGACCATGTCCCAGCTTCTTACTGAAAATACAACGTATCACAGACACTTGTGAATGTGGAGCAGTAGGCACCCCTGACTATATTATCTGTGAAAGTGTCTTTAGACAAGAAATCAGAGACCAGGGCAGGAATGTCTTTGGTAATATGGCAGTCTATAACATAATACAGAATGAGGAATTGTGTCATAATCTGACCTCGCTAACAATGTGG from Schistocerca nitens isolate TAMUIC-IGC-003100 chromosome 5, iqSchNite1.1, whole genome shotgun sequence includes these protein-coding regions:
- the LOC126260525 gene encoding uncharacterized protein LOC126260525 gives rise to the protein MDTKCVSCSRKVSSGVLCSCCDRWFHWGNCSGGGIGEANETLPFFCRLLLGSSHGRGVGQILQEKLGDRYQVTNFFKP